A portion of the Suricata suricatta isolate VVHF042 chromosome 11, meerkat_22Aug2017_6uvM2_HiC, whole genome shotgun sequence genome contains these proteins:
- the IRF7 gene encoding interferon regulatory factor 7, whose protein sequence is MQILGLGETEEPFSGALTLESKFPRDLPGGHSQCAYEVRRQKGPARPLFADWLLGEVGSGRYEGLRWLDAARTRFRVPWKHFSRKDLEEADSRIFKAWAVARGRWPPGSSSDQLASEGPLRASWKTNFRCALHSTQRFVMLQDNSGDPTDPHKVYGLSSALWWREGPGTNQGEEKTLEDTLPLTGGLPRQGLAGSAAERPGPGLRSEPCAPHSPFGPAGSAGDLVLQALEQSCLEDHLLDAAWALEPIPPEAPGPELPDLEPYLPRAVETAPSPRPQAIHQAQVTDAGPVLTLEPWQAPQEVAPGIRMADAQVSVGPGHSQLGLQAEPSLGALDVTIMYKGRTVLHETVGCPSFVLLYGSPSPAAEATGPQRVAFPSPAELPDQKQLHYTEKLLQHVAPGLQLELRGPRLWARRLGKCKVYWEVGGPLGSASPSTPPCLLQRNQDTPIFDFSTFFRELLEFRACRRRGSPHYTIYLGFGQDLSAGRPKEKSLVLVKLEPWLCRAHLECVQREGASSLDSSSLSLCLSSANSLYEALEHFLMEVGQPA, encoded by the exons ATGCAGATTCTTGGCCTGGGGGAAACTGAGGAGCCATTCTCAGGAGCACTCACTTTGGAGAGCAAGTTCCCCAGGGATCTTCCAGGGGGTCACAGCCAGTGTGCCTATGAGGTTCGGCGCCAGAA GGGGCCCGCGCGCCCGCTGTTCGCGGACTGGCTCCTGGGGGAGGTCGGCAGCGGCCGCTACGAAGGCCTGCGGTGGCTGGACGCGGCCCGCACGCGCTTCCGCGTGCCCTGGAAGCACTTCTCGCGGAAGGACCTGGAAGAAGCCGACTCGCGCATCTTCAAG GCCTGGGCGGTGGCCCGCGGCCGGTGGCCTCCAGGCAGCAGCAGTGATCAGTTGGCTTCCGAAGGCCCGCTCCGCGCCAGCTGGAAAACCAACTTCCGCTGTGCACTGCACAGCACCCAGCGTTTTGTGATGCTGCAAGACAACTCAGGGGACCCCACCGACCCACATAAGGTGTATGGGCTCAGCTCCGCCCTGTGGTGGAGAG AAGGCCCAGGCACtaaccagggggaggagaagaccCTGGAAGATACCCTGCCCCTGACG GGTGGGCTCCCCAGGCAGGGCCTGGCAGGATCTGCTGCTGAgaggccagggcctgggctgCGCTCTGAGCCCTGTGCCCCACACTCCCCTTTTGGCCCCGCTGGCAGCGCTGGGGACCTCGTGCTCCAGGCTCTAGAGCAGAGCTGCCTGGAGGACCACCTGCTGGATGCTGCGTGGGCGTTGGAGCCCATCCCCCCGGAGGCCCCTG GCCCAGAGCTCCCCGACTTGGAGCCATACCTGCCTAGGGCAGTGGAGacggcccccagccccaggccacaAGCCATACACCAGGCTCAGGTGACAG ATGCAGGCCCAGTCCTAACCCTGGAGCCCTGGCAGGCCCCACAGGAGGTGGCGCCTGGCATCCGGATGGCAGATGCGCAGGTCTCGGTGGGGCCTGGCCACTCACAGCTGGGGTTAcaggcagagcccagcctgggggcccTGGATGTGACCATCATGTACAAGGGCCGCACGGTGCTGCACGAGACCGTAGGGTGTCCGAGCTTTGTGCTTCTGTATGGGTCCCCAAGCCCAGCTGCCGAGGCCACAGGGCCCCAGCGTGTGGCCTTCCCAAGCCCGGCTGAGCTCCCGGACCAGAAGCAGCTTCACTACACGGAGAAGCTCTTGCAGCACGTGGCCCCTGGCCTGCAGCTGGAGCTCCGGGGGCCCCGGCTGTGGGCCCGGCGCCTGGGCAAATGCAAGGTCTACTGGGAGGTGGGCGGGCCCCTGGGCTCTGCCAGCCCCTCCACACCCCCGTGCCTGCTGCAAAGGAACCAGGACACCCCCATCTTCGACTTCAGCACCTTCTTCCGAG AGCTGCTGGAGTTCCGGGCCTGCCGGCGTCGGGGCTCCCCGCACTACACCATCTACCTGGGCTTTGGGCAGGACCTGTCGGCTGGGAGGCCCAAAGAGAAGAGCCTGGTCCTGGTGAAG CTGGAGCCGTGGCTGTGCCGGGCGCACCTGGAGTGCGTGCAGCGAGAGGGGGCGTCCTCCCTGGACAGCAGCAGCCTCAGCCTCTGCCTGTCCAGCGCCAACAGCCTCTACGAGGCCCTCGAGCACTTCCTCATGGAGGTGGGACAGCCCGCCTAA
- the CDHR5 gene encoding cadherin-related family member 5 isoform X3 has protein sequence MGAWALLLPLLVATAQAQAQAQVCSVNRTTFEVQENTNRSEPLADIYVPEDQKVTLGPSSTPSAFRIQGTQLFLTMIPDYESHTVLQAHLECRRGDTVVTQLRVFVSVLDINDNEPKFPFMTKVENVSEDTKVNTIVIPDTELKAQDPDKNDILFYALQEVTPGASNFFSLVGANRPALRLDQTLDFDRWRNMTFQLLVRDTQEQNVKPSHTATATLVLEVQPADLRPPWFLPCAYSDSYVCLQAQYHGTVPTGHKLPDPLILRPGPIYAVDGDRGINQRVLYSIVSEQDDGTFVMDADSGNLTMSRAVPSPKVFTLLVKGEQADHARYSVTQVTIEARNANGSLLHFPESQYRGTVALGSGAGIPVRDAASPSQPLRIWAWDPDFPGLNSAITYRITNNTNFRMDGKTVVTAALLADEGVFYAEVEAKNTVTENVASAVVEIQVLEQEAPAPTAGTPGSGGGGTAGDGGPGGSHAEDQRFSTVEMAALGGVLGALLVLALIALLILVHKHYGHWFKCCSGKAQEPLISSFDNQAFCATQDANWAPAPSPSPAPSPAVASEPEPPELPSIRSLDSASESPEVARDGGSPAAVRSILTKERRPEGGYKAVWFGEDIGAEADVVVLNMPAADAAGAVDSGSEDSDEAEGPGGGPSDASSTCV, from the exons ATGGGGGCTTGGGccctgctgctgccgctgctcgTGGCCacggcccaggcccaggcccaggcccagg TCTGCTCTGTGAACAGGACCACCTTCGAAGTCCAGGAGAACACGAACCGGAGCGAGCCCCTGGCTGACATCTATGTCCCTGAAGACCAGAAGGTGACCCTCGGACCCTCATCCACCCCCTCGGCGTTTCGGATCCAGGGGACTCAGCTGTTCCTCACCATGATTCCTGACTATGAG AGCCACACGGTACTGCAGGCACACCTGGAGTGCAGAAGAGGTGACACTGTG GTGACTCAGCTGCGggtgtttgtgtctgtgttggACATCAATGACAATGAGCCCAAGTTCCCCTTCATGACCAAGGTTGAGAACGTATCTGAG gacACTAAAGTGAACACCATTGTCATCCCTGACACTGAACTGAAGGCCCAGGATCCCGACAAGAATGACATCCTGTTCTATGCCCTCCAGGAGGTGACCCCG GGCGCCAGTAACTTCTTCTCCTTGGTGGGTGCCAACCGCCCTGCCCTGCGACTGGACCAGACACTGGACTTCGACAGGTGGCGGAACATGACCTTCCAGCTGCTGGTGCGG GACACGCAGGAGCAGAACGTGAAGCCCAGCCACACGGCCACGGCCACCTTGGTCCTGGAGGTGCAGCCTGCTGACCTTCGGCCCCCCTGGTTCCTGCCCTGTGCCTATTCAGACTCTTATGTCTGCCTCCAAGCCCAGTACCACGGGACTGTCCCCACAGGGCACAAACTG CCGGACCCCCTCATCCTACGTCCGGGACCCATCTATGCCGTGGACGGGGACCGGGGCATCAACCAGCGCGTCCTCTACAGCATCGTGAGCG AACAAGACGACGGCACGTTTGTCATGGACGCTGACTCGGGCAACCTCACCATGAGCAGGGCTGTCCCCAGCCCAAAGGTCTTCACTCTGCTGGTCAAG gGTGAGCAGGCGGACCACGCCCGCTATTCGGTGACCCAGGTCACCATCGAGGCCCGGAATGCCAACGGGAGCCTGCTCCACTTCCCCGAGAGCCAGTACCGCGGCACTGTGGCCCTCGGCTCTGGCGCCGGCATCCCGGTCAGGGATGcggcctccccctcccagcctctgagGATCTGGGCCTGGGACCCTGACTTTCCG GGCCTCAACTCTGCCATCACCTACCGTATCACGAATAACACCAACTTCCGGATGGATGGCAAGACCGTGGTGACCGCTGCCCTGCTGGCAGACGAGGGGGTCTTCTACGCAGAG GTTGAGGCCAAGAACACGGTGACCGAAAATGTAGCGAGCGCAGTGGTGGAAATACAGGTCCTAGAGCAGGAGGCGCCTGCCCCCACAG CAGGGACACCAGGGTCTGGAGGAGGCGGCACGGCAGGGGACGGCGGGCCAGGCGGCAGCCACGCTGAGGACCAGCGCTTCTCCACCGTGGAGATGGCGGCCCTGGGCGGGGTGCTGGGCGCGCTGCTGGTTCTGGCTCTGATCGCCCTCCTGATCCTCGTCCATAAGCATTATGGCCACTGGTTCAAGTGCTGCTCTGGTAAAGCTCAG gagcccctgatctCCAGCTTTGACAACCAGGCTTTCTGTGCCACTCAAGATGCCAACTGGGCGCCAgctcccagcccctcacctgcccccAGCCCGGCTGTGGCCTCGGAGCCCGAACCCCCAGAGCTCCCCAGCATCAGATCCTTGGACTCTGCCTCAGAGTCCCCTGAGGTGGCCCGGGATGGGGGCAGTCCCGCGGCCGTGAGGTCCATCCTGACCAAGGAGCGGCGGCCCGAGGGCGGCTACAAGGCTGTGTGGTTTGGGGAGGACATCGGGGCCGAGGCTGACGTGGTGGTCCTCAACATGCCCGCCGCAGACGCGGCCGGTGCCGTGGACTCTGGCAGTGAGGACAGCGACGAGGCCGAGGGCCCGGGCGGGGGTCCCTCTGACGCTAGCTCCACCTGTGTCTAG
- the CDHR5 gene encoding cadherin-related family member 5 isoform X2 has protein sequence MGAWALLLPLLVATAQAQAQAQVCSVNRTTFEVQENTNRSEPLADIYVPEDQKVTLGPSSTPSAFRIQGTQLFLTMIPDYESHTVLQAHLECRRGDTVVTQLRVFVSVLDINDNEPKFPFMTKVENVSEDTKVNTIVIPDTELKAQDPDKNDILFYALQEVTPGASNFFSLVGANRPALRLDQTLDFDRWRNMTFQLLVRDTQEQNVKPSHTATATLVLEVQPADLRPPWFLPCAYSDSYVCLQAQYHGTVPTGHKLPDPLILRPGPIYAVDGDRGINQRVLYSIVSEQDDGTFVMDADSGNLTMSRAVPSPKVFTLLVKGEQADHARYSVTQVTIEARNANGSLLHFPESQYRGTVALGSGAGIPVRDAASPSQPLRIWAWDPDFPGLNSAITYRITNNTNFRMDGKTVVTAALLADEGVFYAEVEAKNTVTENVASAVVEIQVLEQEAPAPTGPPTGPPAPPTSPEAGGAASRATTSEAPRPPGPSQGPSTTSSGWGTSPHPPSGTTLRPPASSTPGRSPTVGTGTSLSPASPSGGSTQTLKPGTSQPMSPGPSGPPQPSGTPGSGGGGTAGDGGPGGSHAEDQRFSTVEMAALGGVLGALLVLALIALLILVHKHYGHWFKCCSGKAQEPLISSFDNQAFCATQDANWAPAPSPSPAPSPAVASEPEPPELPSIRSLDSASESPEVARDGGSPAAVRSILTKERRPEGGYKAVWFGEDIGAEADVVVLNMPAADAAGAVDSGSEDSDEAEGPGGGPSDASSTCV, from the exons ATGGGGGCTTGGGccctgctgctgccgctgctcgTGGCCacggcccaggcccaggcccaggcccagg TCTGCTCTGTGAACAGGACCACCTTCGAAGTCCAGGAGAACACGAACCGGAGCGAGCCCCTGGCTGACATCTATGTCCCTGAAGACCAGAAGGTGACCCTCGGACCCTCATCCACCCCCTCGGCGTTTCGGATCCAGGGGACTCAGCTGTTCCTCACCATGATTCCTGACTATGAG AGCCACACGGTACTGCAGGCACACCTGGAGTGCAGAAGAGGTGACACTGTG GTGACTCAGCTGCGggtgtttgtgtctgtgttggACATCAATGACAATGAGCCCAAGTTCCCCTTCATGACCAAGGTTGAGAACGTATCTGAG gacACTAAAGTGAACACCATTGTCATCCCTGACACTGAACTGAAGGCCCAGGATCCCGACAAGAATGACATCCTGTTCTATGCCCTCCAGGAGGTGACCCCG GGCGCCAGTAACTTCTTCTCCTTGGTGGGTGCCAACCGCCCTGCCCTGCGACTGGACCAGACACTGGACTTCGACAGGTGGCGGAACATGACCTTCCAGCTGCTGGTGCGG GACACGCAGGAGCAGAACGTGAAGCCCAGCCACACGGCCACGGCCACCTTGGTCCTGGAGGTGCAGCCTGCTGACCTTCGGCCCCCCTGGTTCCTGCCCTGTGCCTATTCAGACTCTTATGTCTGCCTCCAAGCCCAGTACCACGGGACTGTCCCCACAGGGCACAAACTG CCGGACCCCCTCATCCTACGTCCGGGACCCATCTATGCCGTGGACGGGGACCGGGGCATCAACCAGCGCGTCCTCTACAGCATCGTGAGCG AACAAGACGACGGCACGTTTGTCATGGACGCTGACTCGGGCAACCTCACCATGAGCAGGGCTGTCCCCAGCCCAAAGGTCTTCACTCTGCTGGTCAAG gGTGAGCAGGCGGACCACGCCCGCTATTCGGTGACCCAGGTCACCATCGAGGCCCGGAATGCCAACGGGAGCCTGCTCCACTTCCCCGAGAGCCAGTACCGCGGCACTGTGGCCCTCGGCTCTGGCGCCGGCATCCCGGTCAGGGATGcggcctccccctcccagcctctgagGATCTGGGCCTGGGACCCTGACTTTCCG GGCCTCAACTCTGCCATCACCTACCGTATCACGAATAACACCAACTTCCGGATGGATGGCAAGACCGTGGTGACCGCTGCCCTGCTGGCAGACGAGGGGGTCTTCTACGCAGAG GTTGAGGCCAAGAACACGGTGACCGAAAATGTAGCGAGCGCAGTGGTGGAAATACAGGTCCTAGAGCAGGAGGCGCCTGCCCCCACAG GTCCCCCCACAGGCCCCCCAGCGCCCCCCACATCCCCAGAAGCTGGAGGAGCAGCGAGCAGAGCCACCACTTCGGAagcccccaggccccccgggCCCTCTCAGGGGCCCTCCACGACCAGCTCTGGGTGGGGCACGAGCCCACACCCTCCCTCAGGCACAACTCTGAGGCCCCCCGCCTCATCTACGCCTGGGAGGTCCCCCACTGTGGGAACCGGCACCTCCCTCTCACCAGCCTCACCCAGCGGGGGCTCAACACAGACGCTGAAGCCAGGAACCTCTCAGCCGATGTCCCCCGGGCCCAGCGGGCCCCCCCAGCCCTCAG GGACACCAGGGTCTGGAGGAGGCGGCACGGCAGGGGACGGCGGGCCAGGCGGCAGCCACGCTGAGGACCAGCGCTTCTCCACCGTGGAGATGGCGGCCCTGGGCGGGGTGCTGGGCGCGCTGCTGGTTCTGGCTCTGATCGCCCTCCTGATCCTCGTCCATAAGCATTATGGCCACTGGTTCAAGTGCTGCTCTGGTAAAGCTCAG gagcccctgatctCCAGCTTTGACAACCAGGCTTTCTGTGCCACTCAAGATGCCAACTGGGCGCCAgctcccagcccctcacctgcccccAGCCCGGCTGTGGCCTCGGAGCCCGAACCCCCAGAGCTCCCCAGCATCAGATCCTTGGACTCTGCCTCAGAGTCCCCTGAGGTGGCCCGGGATGGGGGCAGTCCCGCGGCCGTGAGGTCCATCCTGACCAAGGAGCGGCGGCCCGAGGGCGGCTACAAGGCTGTGTGGTTTGGGGAGGACATCGGGGCCGAGGCTGACGTGGTGGTCCTCAACATGCCCGCCGCAGACGCGGCCGGTGCCGTGGACTCTGGCAGTGAGGACAGCGACGAGGCCGAGGGCCCGGGCGGGGGTCCCTCTGACGCTAGCTCCACCTGTGTCTAG
- the CDHR5 gene encoding cadherin-related family member 5 isoform X4 has product MGAWALLLPLLVATAQAQAQAQVCSVNRTTFEVQENTNRSEPLADIYVPEDQKVTLGPSSTPSAFRIQGTQLFLTMIPDYESHTVLQAHLECRRGDTVVTQLRVFVSVLDINDNEPKFPFMTKVENVSEDTKVNTIVIPDTELKAQDPDKNDILFYALQEVTPGASNFFSLVGANRPALRLDQTLDFDRWRNMTFQLLVRDTQEQNVKPSHTATATLVLEVQPADLRPPWFLPCAYSDSYVCLQAQYHGTVPTGHKLPDPLILRPGPIYAVDGDRGINQRVLYSIVSEQDDGTFVMDADSGNLTMSRAVPSPKVFTLLVKGEQADHARYSVTQVTIEARNANGSLLHFPESQYRGTVALGSGAGIPVRDAASPSQPLRIWAWDPDFPGLNSAITYRITNNTNFRMDGKTVVTAALLADEGVFYAEVEAKNTVTENVASAVVEIQVLEQEAPAPTGTPGSGGGGTAGDGGPGGSHAEDQRFSTVEMAALGGVLGALLVLALIALLILVHKHYGHWFKCCSGKAQEPLISSFDNQAFCATQDANWAPAPSPSPAPSPAVASEPEPPELPSIRSLDSASESPEVARDGGSPAAVRSILTKERRPEGGYKAVWFGEDIGAEADVVVLNMPAADAAGAVDSGSEDSDEAEGPGGGPSDASSTCV; this is encoded by the exons ATGGGGGCTTGGGccctgctgctgccgctgctcgTGGCCacggcccaggcccaggcccaggcccagg TCTGCTCTGTGAACAGGACCACCTTCGAAGTCCAGGAGAACACGAACCGGAGCGAGCCCCTGGCTGACATCTATGTCCCTGAAGACCAGAAGGTGACCCTCGGACCCTCATCCACCCCCTCGGCGTTTCGGATCCAGGGGACTCAGCTGTTCCTCACCATGATTCCTGACTATGAG AGCCACACGGTACTGCAGGCACACCTGGAGTGCAGAAGAGGTGACACTGTG GTGACTCAGCTGCGggtgtttgtgtctgtgttggACATCAATGACAATGAGCCCAAGTTCCCCTTCATGACCAAGGTTGAGAACGTATCTGAG gacACTAAAGTGAACACCATTGTCATCCCTGACACTGAACTGAAGGCCCAGGATCCCGACAAGAATGACATCCTGTTCTATGCCCTCCAGGAGGTGACCCCG GGCGCCAGTAACTTCTTCTCCTTGGTGGGTGCCAACCGCCCTGCCCTGCGACTGGACCAGACACTGGACTTCGACAGGTGGCGGAACATGACCTTCCAGCTGCTGGTGCGG GACACGCAGGAGCAGAACGTGAAGCCCAGCCACACGGCCACGGCCACCTTGGTCCTGGAGGTGCAGCCTGCTGACCTTCGGCCCCCCTGGTTCCTGCCCTGTGCCTATTCAGACTCTTATGTCTGCCTCCAAGCCCAGTACCACGGGACTGTCCCCACAGGGCACAAACTG CCGGACCCCCTCATCCTACGTCCGGGACCCATCTATGCCGTGGACGGGGACCGGGGCATCAACCAGCGCGTCCTCTACAGCATCGTGAGCG AACAAGACGACGGCACGTTTGTCATGGACGCTGACTCGGGCAACCTCACCATGAGCAGGGCTGTCCCCAGCCCAAAGGTCTTCACTCTGCTGGTCAAG gGTGAGCAGGCGGACCACGCCCGCTATTCGGTGACCCAGGTCACCATCGAGGCCCGGAATGCCAACGGGAGCCTGCTCCACTTCCCCGAGAGCCAGTACCGCGGCACTGTGGCCCTCGGCTCTGGCGCCGGCATCCCGGTCAGGGATGcggcctccccctcccagcctctgagGATCTGGGCCTGGGACCCTGACTTTCCG GGCCTCAACTCTGCCATCACCTACCGTATCACGAATAACACCAACTTCCGGATGGATGGCAAGACCGTGGTGACCGCTGCCCTGCTGGCAGACGAGGGGGTCTTCTACGCAGAG GTTGAGGCCAAGAACACGGTGACCGAAAATGTAGCGAGCGCAGTGGTGGAAATACAGGTCCTAGAGCAGGAGGCGCCTGCCCCCACAG GGACACCAGGGTCTGGAGGAGGCGGCACGGCAGGGGACGGCGGGCCAGGCGGCAGCCACGCTGAGGACCAGCGCTTCTCCACCGTGGAGATGGCGGCCCTGGGCGGGGTGCTGGGCGCGCTGCTGGTTCTGGCTCTGATCGCCCTCCTGATCCTCGTCCATAAGCATTATGGCCACTGGTTCAAGTGCTGCTCTGGTAAAGCTCAG gagcccctgatctCCAGCTTTGACAACCAGGCTTTCTGTGCCACTCAAGATGCCAACTGGGCGCCAgctcccagcccctcacctgcccccAGCCCGGCTGTGGCCTCGGAGCCCGAACCCCCAGAGCTCCCCAGCATCAGATCCTTGGACTCTGCCTCAGAGTCCCCTGAGGTGGCCCGGGATGGGGGCAGTCCCGCGGCCGTGAGGTCCATCCTGACCAAGGAGCGGCGGCCCGAGGGCGGCTACAAGGCTGTGTGGTTTGGGGAGGACATCGGGGCCGAGGCTGACGTGGTGGTCCTCAACATGCCCGCCGCAGACGCGGCCGGTGCCGTGGACTCTGGCAGTGAGGACAGCGACGAGGCCGAGGGCCCGGGCGGGGGTCCCTCTGACGCTAGCTCCACCTGTGTCTAG
- the CDHR5 gene encoding cadherin-related family member 5 isoform X1: MGAWALLLPLLVATAQAQAQAQVCSVNRTTFEVQENTNRSEPLADIYVPEDQKVTLGPSSTPSAFRIQGTQLFLTMIPDYESHTVLQAHLECRRGDTVVTQLRVFVSVLDINDNEPKFPFMTKVENVSEDTKVNTIVIPDTELKAQDPDKNDILFYALQEVTPGASNFFSLVGANRPALRLDQTLDFDRWRNMTFQLLVRDTQEQNVKPSHTATATLVLEVQPADLRPPWFLPCAYSDSYVCLQAQYHGTVPTGHKLPDPLILRPGPIYAVDGDRGINQRVLYSIVSEQDDGTFVMDADSGNLTMSRAVPSPKVFTLLVKGEQADHARYSVTQVTIEARNANGSLLHFPESQYRGTVALGSGAGIPVRDAASPSQPLRIWAWDPDFPGLNSAITYRITNNTNFRMDGKTVVTAALLADEGVFYAEVEAKNTVTENVASAVVEIQVLEQEAPAPTGPPTGPPAPPTSPEAGGAASRATTSEAPRPPGPSQGPSTTSSGWGTSPHPPSGTTLRPPASSTPGRSPTVGTGTSLSPASPSGGSTQTLKPGTSQPMSPGPSGPPQPSAGTPGSGGGGTAGDGGPGGSHAEDQRFSTVEMAALGGVLGALLVLALIALLILVHKHYGHWFKCCSGKAQEPLISSFDNQAFCATQDANWAPAPSPSPAPSPAVASEPEPPELPSIRSLDSASESPEVARDGGSPAAVRSILTKERRPEGGYKAVWFGEDIGAEADVVVLNMPAADAAGAVDSGSEDSDEAEGPGGGPSDASSTCV, from the exons ATGGGGGCTTGGGccctgctgctgccgctgctcgTGGCCacggcccaggcccaggcccaggcccagg TCTGCTCTGTGAACAGGACCACCTTCGAAGTCCAGGAGAACACGAACCGGAGCGAGCCCCTGGCTGACATCTATGTCCCTGAAGACCAGAAGGTGACCCTCGGACCCTCATCCACCCCCTCGGCGTTTCGGATCCAGGGGACTCAGCTGTTCCTCACCATGATTCCTGACTATGAG AGCCACACGGTACTGCAGGCACACCTGGAGTGCAGAAGAGGTGACACTGTG GTGACTCAGCTGCGggtgtttgtgtctgtgttggACATCAATGACAATGAGCCCAAGTTCCCCTTCATGACCAAGGTTGAGAACGTATCTGAG gacACTAAAGTGAACACCATTGTCATCCCTGACACTGAACTGAAGGCCCAGGATCCCGACAAGAATGACATCCTGTTCTATGCCCTCCAGGAGGTGACCCCG GGCGCCAGTAACTTCTTCTCCTTGGTGGGTGCCAACCGCCCTGCCCTGCGACTGGACCAGACACTGGACTTCGACAGGTGGCGGAACATGACCTTCCAGCTGCTGGTGCGG GACACGCAGGAGCAGAACGTGAAGCCCAGCCACACGGCCACGGCCACCTTGGTCCTGGAGGTGCAGCCTGCTGACCTTCGGCCCCCCTGGTTCCTGCCCTGTGCCTATTCAGACTCTTATGTCTGCCTCCAAGCCCAGTACCACGGGACTGTCCCCACAGGGCACAAACTG CCGGACCCCCTCATCCTACGTCCGGGACCCATCTATGCCGTGGACGGGGACCGGGGCATCAACCAGCGCGTCCTCTACAGCATCGTGAGCG AACAAGACGACGGCACGTTTGTCATGGACGCTGACTCGGGCAACCTCACCATGAGCAGGGCTGTCCCCAGCCCAAAGGTCTTCACTCTGCTGGTCAAG gGTGAGCAGGCGGACCACGCCCGCTATTCGGTGACCCAGGTCACCATCGAGGCCCGGAATGCCAACGGGAGCCTGCTCCACTTCCCCGAGAGCCAGTACCGCGGCACTGTGGCCCTCGGCTCTGGCGCCGGCATCCCGGTCAGGGATGcggcctccccctcccagcctctgagGATCTGGGCCTGGGACCCTGACTTTCCG GGCCTCAACTCTGCCATCACCTACCGTATCACGAATAACACCAACTTCCGGATGGATGGCAAGACCGTGGTGACCGCTGCCCTGCTGGCAGACGAGGGGGTCTTCTACGCAGAG GTTGAGGCCAAGAACACGGTGACCGAAAATGTAGCGAGCGCAGTGGTGGAAATACAGGTCCTAGAGCAGGAGGCGCCTGCCCCCACAG GTCCCCCCACAGGCCCCCCAGCGCCCCCCACATCCCCAGAAGCTGGAGGAGCAGCGAGCAGAGCCACCACTTCGGAagcccccaggccccccgggCCCTCTCAGGGGCCCTCCACGACCAGCTCTGGGTGGGGCACGAGCCCACACCCTCCCTCAGGCACAACTCTGAGGCCCCCCGCCTCATCTACGCCTGGGAGGTCCCCCACTGTGGGAACCGGCACCTCCCTCTCACCAGCCTCACCCAGCGGGGGCTCAACACAGACGCTGAAGCCAGGAACCTCTCAGCCGATGTCCCCCGGGCCCAGCGGGCCCCCCCAGCCCTCAG CAGGGACACCAGGGTCTGGAGGAGGCGGCACGGCAGGGGACGGCGGGCCAGGCGGCAGCCACGCTGAGGACCAGCGCTTCTCCACCGTGGAGATGGCGGCCCTGGGCGGGGTGCTGGGCGCGCTGCTGGTTCTGGCTCTGATCGCCCTCCTGATCCTCGTCCATAAGCATTATGGCCACTGGTTCAAGTGCTGCTCTGGTAAAGCTCAG gagcccctgatctCCAGCTTTGACAACCAGGCTTTCTGTGCCACTCAAGATGCCAACTGGGCGCCAgctcccagcccctcacctgcccccAGCCCGGCTGTGGCCTCGGAGCCCGAACCCCCAGAGCTCCCCAGCATCAGATCCTTGGACTCTGCCTCAGAGTCCCCTGAGGTGGCCCGGGATGGGGGCAGTCCCGCGGCCGTGAGGTCCATCCTGACCAAGGAGCGGCGGCCCGAGGGCGGCTACAAGGCTGTGTGGTTTGGGGAGGACATCGGGGCCGAGGCTGACGTGGTGGTCCTCAACATGCCCGCCGCAGACGCGGCCGGTGCCGTGGACTCTGGCAGTGAGGACAGCGACGAGGCCGAGGGCCCGGGCGGGGGTCCCTCTGACGCTAGCTCCACCTGTGTCTAG
- the SCT gene encoding secretin yields MFLRSLLRVPVPVSIPVPRPRPGGTRAARLCEGPGPAGSGNPGSKAPRAPRHSDGTFTSELSRLRESARLQRLLQGLVGKRSEQDTENSTSWTKPSEGRFCLHWPHSPALQAWMPLRDPLDEAWSPQLPPGPGSGAAFSQPAMPPAEMTQMRP; encoded by the exons ATGTTTCTCCGGTCTCTCCTCCGGGTCCCAGTCCCCGTCTCCATCCCCGTCCCCCGTCCCCGGCCTGGCGGCACAAGGGCCGCGCGGCTGTGTGAGGGCCCCGGCCCGGCTGGCTCTGGGAACCCGGGCAGCAAGGCCCCCAG GGCCCCGCGCCACTCGGATGGGACGTTCACCAGCGAGCTCAGCCGCCTGCGGGAGAGCGCGCGGCTGCAGCGGCTGCTCCAGGGCCTGGTGGGGAAGCGCAG cGAGCAGGACACAGAGAACAGCACGAGCTGGACCAAGCCGTCTGAGGGCCGCTTCTGCCTGCACTGGCCACATTCGCCCGCCCTGCAGGCCTG GATGCCCCTGAGGGACCCCCTGGATGAGGCCTGGTCCCCCCAGCTGCCTCCTGGACCCGGGTCTGGGGCCGCATTTTCACAGCCAGCCATGCCCCCTGCTGAGATGACGCAGATGCGGCCCTGA